The Apium graveolens cultivar Ventura chromosome 11, ASM990537v1, whole genome shotgun sequence genome has a window encoding:
- the LOC141695453 gene encoding uncharacterized protein LOC141695453, whose translation MEKVIEISEYSEEQKVKFATHSLRGEVVFWWDTVKQTEDCSKMAWTRFKELFFNKYFPTCMKNEMEMKFLGLKQEGMSVLEYLSRFLELSRFAPHQVDTEARKCQRFQEGLKPQIREKVSLLELEQFDKLVGKARIA comes from the coding sequence atggagaaagtgATAGAGATATCAGAATATTCAGAGGAGCAAAAGGTAAAATTTGCAACACACTCATTAAGGGGGGAAGTTGTATTTTGGTGGGATACGGTTAAACAAACTGAGGATTGTTCTAAAATGGCTTGGacaaggtttaaggaattgttctTTAATAAATATTTTCCTACCTGTATGAAGAATGAGATGGAGATGAAGTTTCTAGGACTAAAGCAAGAAGGAATGTCCGTGTTGGAGTATCTCTCAAGATTCTTGGAACTTTCCAGGTTTGCTCCTCATCAGGTTGATACTGAAGCCAGAAAATGTCAGAGATTTCAAGAAGGGCTGAAACCCCAAATTAGAGAGAAGGTGTCCTTGTTGGAGTTGGAACAATTTGATAAGTTGGTTGGGAAGGCGAGGATTGCATAA